In Phocoena sinus isolate mPhoSin1 chromosome X, mPhoSin1.pri, whole genome shotgun sequence, a genomic segment contains:
- the SMC1A gene encoding structural maintenance of chromosomes protein 1A isoform X4 yields MALGAVESIAMKNPKERTALFEEISRSGELAQEYDKRKKEMVKAEEDTQFNYHRKKNIAAERKEAKQEKEEADRYQRLKDEVVRAQVQLQLFKLYHNEVEIEKLNKELASKNKEIEKDKKRMDKVEDELKEKKKELGKMMREQQQIEKEIKEKDSELNQKRPQYIKAKENTSHKIKKLEAAKKSLQNAQKHYKKRKGDMDELEKEMLSVEKARQEFEERMEEESQSQGRDLTLEENQVKKYHRLKEEASKRAATLAQELEKFNRDQKADQDRLDLEERKKVETEAKIKQKLREIEENQKRIEKLEEYITTSKQSLEEQKKLEGELTEEVEMAKRRIDEINKELNQVMEQLGDARIDRQESSRQQRKAEIMESIKRLYPGSVYGRLIDLCQPTQKKYQIAVTKVLGKNMDAIIVDSEKTGRDCIQYIKEQRGEPETFLPLDYLEVKPTDEKLRELKGAKLVIDVIRYEPPHIKKALQYACGNALVCDNVEDARRIAFGGHQRHKTVALDGTLFQKSGVISGGASDLKAKARRWDEKAVDKLKEKKERLTEELKEQMKAKRKEAELRQVQSQAHGLQMRLKYSQSDLEQTKTRHLALNLQEKSKLESELANFGPRINDIKRIIQSREREMKDLKEKMNQVEDEVFEEFCREIGVRNIREFEEEKVKRQNEIAKKRLEFENQKTRLGIQLDFEKNQLKEDQDKVHMWEQTVKKDENEIEKLKKEEQRHMKIIDETMAQLQDLKNQHLAKKSEVNDKNHEMEEIRKKLGGANKEMTHLQKEVTAIETKLEQKRSDRHNLLQACKMQDIKLPLSKGTMDDISQEEGSSQGEDSVSGSQRTSNIYAREALIEIDYGDLCEDLKDAQAEEEIKQEMNTLQQKLNEQQSVLQRIAAPNMKAMEKLESVRDKFQETSDEFEAARKRAKKAKQAFEQIKKERFDRFNSCFESVATNIDEIYKALSRNSSAQAFLGPENPEEPYLDGINYNCVAPGKRFRPMDNLSGGEKTVAALALLFAIHSYKPAPFFVLDEIDAALDNTNIGKVANYIKEQSTCNFQAIVISLKEEFYTKAESLIGVYPEQGDCVISKVLTFDLTKYPDANPNPNEQ; encoded by the exons GGCGCTGTGGAATCTATTGCCATGAAGAACCCCAAAGAGAGGACAGCTCTTTTTGAAGAGATCAGTCGCTCTGGGGAGCTGGCCCAGGAATATGACAAGCGAAAAAAGGAAATGGTAAAAGCTGAAGAGGACACGCAGTTTAATTACCATCGCAAAAAAAACATCGCAGCTGAACGCAAGGAggccaaacaagaaaaagaagag GCTGACCGCTACCAGCGCCTGAAGGATGAGGTGGTGCGAGCTCAGGTACAGTTGCAACTTTTCAAACTTTATCATAACGAAGTGGAAATCGAGAAACTCAACAAAGAACTGGCCTCTAAGAACAAGGAGATCGAGAAGGACAAGAAGCGGATGGACAAGGTAGAGGATGAgctgaaggagaagaagaaggagctGGGCAAAATGATGCGAGAACAGCAGCAGATTGAGAAGGAGATCAA GGAGAAGGACTCAGAGCTGAACCAGAAGAGGCCTCAGTACATCAAAGCCAAGGAGAATACCTCCCACAAAATCAAGAAGCTGGAAGCAGCCAAGAAGTCCCTACAGAATGCTCAGAAGCATTACAAGAAGCGTAAAGGTGACATGGATGAGCTGGAAAAGGAGATGCTGTCAGTGGAGAAAGCTCGGCAGGAGTTTGAGGAACGGATGGAAGAGGAGAGTCAGAGTCAGGGCAGAGATTTGACCCTGGAGGAGAATCAG GTGAAGAAATATCACCGGTTGAAAGAAGAAGCCAGCAAGAGAGCAGCTACCCTGGCGCAGGAGCTTGAGAAGTTCAATCGAGACCAGAAGGCCGACCAGGACCGGCTGGATCTGGAAGAGCGGAAGAAAGTAGAGACAGAG GCCAAGAtcaagcaaaagctgagggagaTTGAAGAGAATCAGAAGCGGATTGAGAAACTGGAGGAATACATCACAACTAGCAA GCAGTCCCTCGAGGAGCAGAAGAAGCTAGAGGGGGAGCTGACAGAGGAGGTGGAGATGGCCAAGCGGCGAATTGATGAGATCAATAAGGAGCTGAACCAGGTGATGGAGCAGCTGGGGGATGCACGCATTGACCGCCAGGAGAGCAGCCGCCAACAGCGTAAGGCAGAAATTATGGAAAGCATCAAGCGCCTGTACCCTGGCTCTGTG TACGGCCGCCTCATTGACCTCTGCCAGCCCACACAAAAGAAGTATCAGATTGCAGTAACCAAGGTTTTGGGTAAGAACATGGATGCCATTATCGTGGACTCAGAGAAGACAGGCCGGGACTGTATTCAGTATATCAAGGAGCAGCGTGGGGAGCCTGAGACCTTCTTGCCTCTTGATTACCTGGAG GTGAAACCTACAGATGAGAAACTTCGGGAGCTGAAGGGGGCCAAGCTGGTGATTGATGTTATTCGCTATGAGCCACCTCACATCAAAAAGGCCCTGCAGTACGCTTGTGGCAATGCCCTTGTCTGTGACAATGTGGAGGATGCCCGCCGCATTGCCTTTGGAGGCCACCAGCGCCACAAG ACAGTGGCACTGGATGGGACCCTGTTCCAGAAGTCAGGGGTGATCTCTGGCGGGGCTAGTGATCTGAAGGCCAAGGCCCGGCGCTGGGATGAGAAAGCAGTAGACAagttgaaagagaagaaagagcgGTTGACAGAAGAGCTGAAG GAGCAGATGAAGGCAAAGCGGAAAGAGGCAGAACTACGTCAGGTGCAGTCTCAGGCCCACGGACTGCAGATGCGGCTCAAGTACTCACAGAGTGACCTAGAACAGACCAAGACACGACATCTGGCCCTGAATCTGCAG GAAAAGTCCAAGCTGGAGAGTGAGCTAGCCAACTTTGGGCCTCGAATCAATGATATCAAGAGGATCATCCAGAGTCGAGAGAGGGAAATGAAAGACTTGAAGGAGAAGATGAACCAG GTGGAGGATGAGGTATTTGAAGAGTTTTGTCGGGAGATTGGTGTGCGCAACATCCGGGAGTTTGAGGAAGAGAAGGTGAAGCGGCAGAATGAAATCGCCAAGAAGCG tTTGGAGTTCGAGAATCAGAAGACTCGCTTGGGCATCCAATTGGATTTTGAAAAGAACCAACTGAAGGAGGACCAGGATAAAGTACACATGTGGGAGCAGACagtgaaaaaagatgaaaatgagaTAGAAAAGCTCAAAAAG GAGGAACAAAGACACATGAAGATCATAGATGAGACCATGGCCCAGCTACAAGACCTGAAGAATCAGCACCTGGCCAAGAAGTCAGAGGTGAATGACAAGAACCATGAGATGGAGGAGATTCGTAAGAAACTGGGGGGCGCCAACAA GGAAATGACCCATTTACAGAAGGAGGTGACAGCCATTGAGACCAAGCTTGAACAGAAACGCAGTGACCGCCACAACCTGCTACAGGCCTGCAAGATGCAGGACATAAAGTTGCCACTGTCTAAGGGCACCATGGACGATATTAGTCAGGAAGAG GGTAGCTCCCAGGGGGAGGATTCAGTGAGTGGCTCCCAACGAACTTCCAATATCTATGCACGAGAGGCCCTCATCGAGATTGACTACGGAGACCTGTGTGAGGATCTGAAG GATGCCCAGGCCGAAGAGGAGATCAAGCAGGAGATGAACACACTGCAGCAGAAGCTGAATGAGCAGCAGAGTGTGCTCCAGCGTATTGCTGCCCCCAACATGAAGGCCATGGAAAAGCTGGAAAGTGTCCGAGACAAGTTCCAGGAAACCTCAGACG AGTTTGAGGCAGCCCGAAAGCGAGCCAAGAAGGCCAAACAGGCATTTGAACAGATCAAGAAGGAGCGCTTTGACCGCTTCAATTCCTGTTTTGAATCAGTGGCCACCAACATTGATGAGATCTACAAGGCCCTGTCCCGTAACAGCAGTGCCCAG GCATTCCTGGGCCCTGAGAACCCTGAGGAGCCCTACTTGGATGGCATCAACTACAACTGTGTAGCTCCTGGCAAACGCTTCCGGCCCATGGACAACTTGTCAGGGGGGGAAAAAACAGTAGCAGCTCTTGCCCTGCTCTTTGCCATCCACAG
- the SMC1A gene encoding structural maintenance of chromosomes protein 1A isoform X2, whose amino-acid sequence MDAISFVLGEKTSNLRVKTLRDLIHGAPVGKPAANRAFVSMVYSEEGAEDRTFARVIVGGSSEYKINNKVVQLHEYSEELEKLGILIKARNFLVFQGAVESIAMKNPKERTALFEEISRSGELAQEYDKRKKEMVKAEEDTQFNYHRKKNIAAERKEAKQEKEEADRYQRLKDEVVRAQVQLQLFKLYHNEVEIEKLNKELASKNKEIEKDKKRMDKVEDELKEKKKELGKMMREQQQIEKEIKEKDSELNQKRPQYIKAKENTSHKIKKLEAAKKSLQNAQKHYKKRKGDMDELEKEMLSVEKARQEFEERMEEESQSQGRDLTLEENQVKKYHRLKEEASKRAATLAQELEKFNRDQKADQDRLDLEERKKVETEAKIKQKLREIEENQKRIEKLEEYITTSKQSLEEQKKLEGELTEEVEMAKRRIDEINKELNQVMEQLGDARIDRQESSRQQRKAEIMESIKRLYPGSVYGRLIDLCQPTQKKYQIAVTKVLGKNMDAIIVDSEKTGRDCIQYIKEQRGEPETFLPLDYLEVKPTDEKLRELKGAKLVIDVIRYEPPHIKKALQYACGNALVCDNVEDARRIAFGGHQRHKTVALDGTLFQKSGVISGGASDLKAKARRWDEKAVDKLKEKKERLTEELKEQMKAKRKEAELRQVQSQAHGLQMRLKYSQSDLEQTKTRHLALNLQEKSKLESELANFGPRINDIKRIIQSREREMKDLKEKMNQVEDEVFEEFCREIGVRNIREFEEEKVKRQNEIAKKRLEFENQKTRLGIQLDFEKNQLKEDQDKVHMWEQTVKKDENEIEKLKKEEQRHMKIIDETMAQLQDLKNQHLAKKSEVNDKNHEMEEIRKKLGGANKEMTHLQKEVTAIETKLEQKRSDRHNLLQACKMQDIKLPLSKGTMDDISQEEGSSQGEDSVSGSQRTSNIYAREALIEIDYGDLCEDLKDAQAEEEIKQEMNTLQQKLNEQQSVLQRIAAPNMKAMEKLESVRDKFQETSDEFEAARKRAKKAKQAFEQIKKERFDRFNSCFESVATNIDEIYKALSRNSSAQAFLGPENPEEPYLDGINYNCVAPGKRFRPMDNLSGGEKTVAALALLFAIHSYKPAPFFVLDEIDAALDNTNIGKVANYIKEQSTCNFQAIVISLKEEFYTKAESLIGVYPEQGDCVISKVLTFDLTKYPDANPNPNEQ is encoded by the exons ATGGATGCCATCAGCTTTGTGTTGGGTGAGAAAACCAGCAACCTGCGGGTAAAGACCCTGAGGGACCTGATCCATGGAGCTCCTGTGGGCAAGCCAGCTGCCAACCGGGCCTTTGTCAGCATGGTCTACTCTGAGGAGGGTGCTGAGGACCGCACCTTTGCCCGTGTCATTGTTG GGGGTTCCTCTGAGTACAAGATCAACAACAAAGTGGTCCAGCTACATGAGTACAGTGAGGAATTAGAGAAGTTGGGCATTCTTATCAAAGCTCGTAACTTCCTCGTCTTCCAG GGCGCTGTGGAATCTATTGCCATGAAGAACCCCAAAGAGAGGACAGCTCTTTTTGAAGAGATCAGTCGCTCTGGGGAGCTGGCCCAGGAATATGACAAGCGAAAAAAGGAAATGGTAAAAGCTGAAGAGGACACGCAGTTTAATTACCATCGCAAAAAAAACATCGCAGCTGAACGCAAGGAggccaaacaagaaaaagaagag GCTGACCGCTACCAGCGCCTGAAGGATGAGGTGGTGCGAGCTCAGGTACAGTTGCAACTTTTCAAACTTTATCATAACGAAGTGGAAATCGAGAAACTCAACAAAGAACTGGCCTCTAAGAACAAGGAGATCGAGAAGGACAAGAAGCGGATGGACAAGGTAGAGGATGAgctgaaggagaagaagaaggagctGGGCAAAATGATGCGAGAACAGCAGCAGATTGAGAAGGAGATCAA GGAGAAGGACTCAGAGCTGAACCAGAAGAGGCCTCAGTACATCAAAGCCAAGGAGAATACCTCCCACAAAATCAAGAAGCTGGAAGCAGCCAAGAAGTCCCTACAGAATGCTCAGAAGCATTACAAGAAGCGTAAAGGTGACATGGATGAGCTGGAAAAGGAGATGCTGTCAGTGGAGAAAGCTCGGCAGGAGTTTGAGGAACGGATGGAAGAGGAGAGTCAGAGTCAGGGCAGAGATTTGACCCTGGAGGAGAATCAG GTGAAGAAATATCACCGGTTGAAAGAAGAAGCCAGCAAGAGAGCAGCTACCCTGGCGCAGGAGCTTGAGAAGTTCAATCGAGACCAGAAGGCCGACCAGGACCGGCTGGATCTGGAAGAGCGGAAGAAAGTAGAGACAGAG GCCAAGAtcaagcaaaagctgagggagaTTGAAGAGAATCAGAAGCGGATTGAGAAACTGGAGGAATACATCACAACTAGCAA GCAGTCCCTCGAGGAGCAGAAGAAGCTAGAGGGGGAGCTGACAGAGGAGGTGGAGATGGCCAAGCGGCGAATTGATGAGATCAATAAGGAGCTGAACCAGGTGATGGAGCAGCTGGGGGATGCACGCATTGACCGCCAGGAGAGCAGCCGCCAACAGCGTAAGGCAGAAATTATGGAAAGCATCAAGCGCCTGTACCCTGGCTCTGTG TACGGCCGCCTCATTGACCTCTGCCAGCCCACACAAAAGAAGTATCAGATTGCAGTAACCAAGGTTTTGGGTAAGAACATGGATGCCATTATCGTGGACTCAGAGAAGACAGGCCGGGACTGTATTCAGTATATCAAGGAGCAGCGTGGGGAGCCTGAGACCTTCTTGCCTCTTGATTACCTGGAG GTGAAACCTACAGATGAGAAACTTCGGGAGCTGAAGGGGGCCAAGCTGGTGATTGATGTTATTCGCTATGAGCCACCTCACATCAAAAAGGCCCTGCAGTACGCTTGTGGCAATGCCCTTGTCTGTGACAATGTGGAGGATGCCCGCCGCATTGCCTTTGGAGGCCACCAGCGCCACAAG ACAGTGGCACTGGATGGGACCCTGTTCCAGAAGTCAGGGGTGATCTCTGGCGGGGCTAGTGATCTGAAGGCCAAGGCCCGGCGCTGGGATGAGAAAGCAGTAGACAagttgaaagagaagaaagagcgGTTGACAGAAGAGCTGAAG GAGCAGATGAAGGCAAAGCGGAAAGAGGCAGAACTACGTCAGGTGCAGTCTCAGGCCCACGGACTGCAGATGCGGCTCAAGTACTCACAGAGTGACCTAGAACAGACCAAGACACGACATCTGGCCCTGAATCTGCAG GAAAAGTCCAAGCTGGAGAGTGAGCTAGCCAACTTTGGGCCTCGAATCAATGATATCAAGAGGATCATCCAGAGTCGAGAGAGGGAAATGAAAGACTTGAAGGAGAAGATGAACCAG GTGGAGGATGAGGTATTTGAAGAGTTTTGTCGGGAGATTGGTGTGCGCAACATCCGGGAGTTTGAGGAAGAGAAGGTGAAGCGGCAGAATGAAATCGCCAAGAAGCG tTTGGAGTTCGAGAATCAGAAGACTCGCTTGGGCATCCAATTGGATTTTGAAAAGAACCAACTGAAGGAGGACCAGGATAAAGTACACATGTGGGAGCAGACagtgaaaaaagatgaaaatgagaTAGAAAAGCTCAAAAAG GAGGAACAAAGACACATGAAGATCATAGATGAGACCATGGCCCAGCTACAAGACCTGAAGAATCAGCACCTGGCCAAGAAGTCAGAGGTGAATGACAAGAACCATGAGATGGAGGAGATTCGTAAGAAACTGGGGGGCGCCAACAA GGAAATGACCCATTTACAGAAGGAGGTGACAGCCATTGAGACCAAGCTTGAACAGAAACGCAGTGACCGCCACAACCTGCTACAGGCCTGCAAGATGCAGGACATAAAGTTGCCACTGTCTAAGGGCACCATGGACGATATTAGTCAGGAAGAG GGTAGCTCCCAGGGGGAGGATTCAGTGAGTGGCTCCCAACGAACTTCCAATATCTATGCACGAGAGGCCCTCATCGAGATTGACTACGGAGACCTGTGTGAGGATCTGAAG GATGCCCAGGCCGAAGAGGAGATCAAGCAGGAGATGAACACACTGCAGCAGAAGCTGAATGAGCAGCAGAGTGTGCTCCAGCGTATTGCTGCCCCCAACATGAAGGCCATGGAAAAGCTGGAAAGTGTCCGAGACAAGTTCCAGGAAACCTCAGACG AGTTTGAGGCAGCCCGAAAGCGAGCCAAGAAGGCCAAACAGGCATTTGAACAGATCAAGAAGGAGCGCTTTGACCGCTTCAATTCCTGTTTTGAATCAGTGGCCACCAACATTGATGAGATCTACAAGGCCCTGTCCCGTAACAGCAGTGCCCAG GCATTCCTGGGCCCTGAGAACCCTGAGGAGCCCTACTTGGATGGCATCAACTACAACTGTGTAGCTCCTGGCAAACGCTTCCGGCCCATGGACAACTTGTCAGGGGGGGAAAAAACAGTAGCAGCTCTTGCCCTGCTCTTTGCCATCCACAG